A genomic window from Salvia miltiorrhiza cultivar Shanhuang (shh) chromosome 5, IMPLAD_Smil_shh, whole genome shotgun sequence includes:
- the LOC131024425 gene encoding uncharacterized protein LOC131024425 encodes MHLISEVYQICTRKKEKMYVTRPLSQLLKSPEIVAAAPDGPNSGFLVIQDEESLRYSFFGVFKNHSLKQLPFPQDKELIIQYTTSNGDSTDVSNDPVFLIPALNCPLSSNRYYAVVPHRKRIGEAFTCSREEDKVSCCFCRCVKDVQSTPLDPRNVYQQFQIVPYNAFWSSDGHFVANSVTSDGFPPSFLRQKGWTVDTKTPHTFKLETARGLDHGLRARLPELDSSSVVGKWYTPFVFVKDGSLRDQVKRSMYYEVILEQRWEKIYEVDRDHNKGNSVVIDAAVEREEVFVGGSKATWSTSGGVVWFKAGGGGGVGLRVELVERMKWEEERGGWVGGEGRQVKIHKVEKLEGGGDWNEFGCYVLVETFNLKRMDGSLMISYHFKHCHKLKTKWQ; translated from the exons atgcaTCTGATCTCCGAGGTATACCAAATTTGcacaagaaagaaagaaaaaatgtatgTGACAAGGCCTCTGTCGCAGCTGCTAAAATCCCCAGAAATTGTAGCAGCAGCTCCCGACGGCCCCAACAGTGGATTCCTGGTAATCCAAGACGAGGAATCTTTGAGATACTCTTTTTTCGGAGTCTTTAAGAATCACAGCCTTAAGCAGCTGCCTTTCCCTCAAGACAAGGAGCTCATCATTCAATACACCACCAGCAACGGCGACTCCACTGATGTATCTAACGATCCTGTTTTCTTGATTCCTGCTCTCAACTGCCCCTTGTCTTCCAATCGCTACTACGCCGTCGTTCCCCATCGGAAACGCATAGG AGAAGCCTTCACCTGCTCGAGAGAAGAAGATAAGGTGAGCTGCTGCTTCTGCCGCTGCGTCAAGGACGTGCAGTCGACGCCGTTGGACCCGCGCAACGTGTACCAGCAGTTCCAGATTGTTCCATACAATGCCTTTTGGAGCTCCGACGGCCACTTCGTGGCGAACTCAGTCACGTCGGATGGTTTCCCTCCTTCCTTCCTGCGGCAAAAGGGGTGGACGGTCGACACCAAGACTCCCCACACTTTCAAACTGGAGACGGCACGGGGCCTCGACCACGGGCTCCGTGCTCGTCTCCCGGAGTTGGATTCGTCGAGCGTGGTGGGGAAATGGTACACTCCCTTCGTGTTTGTCAAGGATGGATCGTTGAGAGATCAGGTGAAACGATCCATGTATTATGAGGTTATATTGGAGCAGAGATGGGAGAAGATATATGAGGTTGATCGTGATCATAATAAGGGGAATTCGGTGGTGATTGATGCTGCAGTTGAAAGGGAGGAGGTGTTTGTTGGTGGGAGTAAAGCTACGTGGAGCACAAGCGGCGGAGTGGTGTGGTTTAAGGCCGGCGGTGGCGGAGGAGTGGGGTTGAGAGTGGAGTTGGTGGAGAGGATGAAATGGGAGGAAGagaggggagggtgggtgggagGGGAGGGGAGGCAAGTGAAGATTCATAAGGTGGAGAAATTGGAAGGAGGTGGCGATTGGAATGAATTCGGATGCTATGTTTTGGTGGAGACTTTCAATTTGAAAAGAATGGATGGGAGTTTGATGATTTCTTATCATTTTAAACATTGTCATAAGTTGAAGACCAAGTGGCAATAG